A region from the Catellatospora sp. TT07R-123 genome encodes:
- a CDS encoding PQQ-dependent sugar dehydrogenase has translation MRHIPRRRLWFTAVATLAATVVVSAGAPTTALAAPIPAGDYQQVSLASGSAELGEPMSLAVLPNRSVIHTARDGTVRVTDVNGNTKQAGKLTVYTHDEEGLQGVAVDPGFATNRYVWLYYSPTLSTPAGDAPTTGTAADFNAWKGHLNLSRFTLNADDTLNLGSEKVVLTVDNDRGQCCHVGGDIDFDTAGNLYLTTGDDTNPFDSAGYSPIDERTDRNPQFDAQRSAGNTNDLRGKLLRIKPQADGTYTIPSGNLFAPGTANTRAEIYAMGFRNPFRMSVDKATGIVYLGDYGPDAGTTDANRGPQGQVEFDRITAPGNYGWPYCTGTNTTTETYNEWNFASNSTGAKFNCSGGPANNSFRNTGQGTLPAAKPAWIRYAGDAGTPPEFGSGSESPMGGPVYRYNASSTSNVKFPQSLDGRFFAGEYGRKWIKAIAVNADGTPGEISAFPWTGTQVMDMAFGPDGALYVLDYGTGSNNAGLFRVEYIAGANRNPVAVASANKTSGPAPLAVTFSSAGSSDPEGGALSYLWTFGDGTTSTAANPTKTYSTNGTYTPTLKVTDPGGLSGTASLVITVGNTAPTVNLQLPGDGQLFNFGDTIPFQVSVTDPEDGTVNCTKVTVTYSLGHDSHAHQITSKTGCTGSITVPVDGEHDAAANIFGVFDASYTDNGGLTSRTVRTLQPKHRQGEHFSSQSGVQLADHAAAEGGRTAGFIENGDWIAYTPYNLSNATSITVRAASAGAGGIIEVRTGSATGTLLGTVTVPVTGSWETFTNVTAGLSGAPSGPTTLYLVFKGGAGNLFDVDAFTFATGGATPVTTWKARVNSKYVTAGSTALIASATTVALAQQYDLVNLGGGNIALRAKVNGLYVCAENSGAAALIANRTAVGPWETFALITNSDGSVSLKAQANGQYVTAENNGNEPLIANRAAIGAWEKFDLVTS, from the coding sequence ATGAGGCACATCCCTCGGCGGCGGCTGTGGTTCACCGCCGTCGCCACCCTCGCGGCCACCGTGGTCGTGTCGGCCGGAGCGCCGACCACCGCGCTGGCGGCGCCGATCCCGGCAGGCGACTACCAGCAGGTGTCGCTGGCGTCCGGCTCGGCCGAACTCGGCGAGCCCATGTCGCTGGCGGTGCTGCCCAACCGCTCGGTCATCCACACCGCCCGGGACGGCACAGTCCGGGTCACCGACGTCAACGGCAACACCAAGCAGGCGGGCAAGCTCACCGTCTACACCCACGACGAGGAGGGCCTCCAGGGCGTCGCGGTCGACCCCGGCTTCGCCACCAACCGCTACGTATGGCTGTACTACTCCCCGACGCTGAGCACCCCCGCCGGGGACGCGCCGACCACCGGCACCGCGGCGGACTTCAACGCGTGGAAGGGCCACCTGAACCTGTCCCGGTTCACCCTCAACGCCGACGACACGCTCAACCTCGGCAGCGAGAAGGTGGTGCTGACCGTCGACAACGACCGCGGCCAGTGCTGCCACGTCGGTGGCGACATCGACTTCGACACCGCGGGCAACCTGTACCTGACCACCGGCGACGACACCAACCCGTTCGACTCGGCCGGGTACAGCCCGATCGACGAGCGGACCGACCGCAACCCGCAGTTCGACGCGCAGCGGTCCGCGGGCAACACCAACGACCTGCGCGGCAAGCTGCTGCGGATCAAGCCGCAGGCCGACGGGACCTACACCATCCCGTCGGGCAACCTGTTCGCGCCCGGCACGGCGAACACCCGCGCCGAGATCTACGCGATGGGCTTCCGCAACCCGTTCCGGATGAGCGTGGACAAGGCCACCGGCATCGTCTACCTCGGCGACTACGGGCCGGACGCGGGCACCACCGACGCCAACCGGGGCCCGCAGGGGCAGGTCGAGTTCGACCGGATCACCGCGCCGGGCAACTACGGCTGGCCGTACTGCACCGGCACGAACACCACCACCGAGACGTACAACGAGTGGAACTTCGCCAGCAACAGCACCGGCGCGAAGTTCAACTGCTCCGGCGGCCCGGCCAACAACTCGTTCCGCAACACGGGCCAGGGCACCCTGCCCGCCGCCAAACCCGCCTGGATCCGGTACGCCGGCGACGCCGGCACGCCGCCGGAGTTCGGCTCCGGCTCGGAGTCGCCGATGGGCGGCCCGGTCTACCGCTACAACGCCTCCTCCACCTCGAACGTCAAGTTCCCGCAGTCGCTGGACGGCCGCTTCTTCGCCGGCGAGTACGGCCGCAAGTGGATCAAGGCGATCGCCGTCAACGCCGACGGCACCCCGGGCGAGATCTCGGCCTTCCCGTGGACCGGCACCCAGGTCATGGACATGGCCTTCGGCCCGGACGGCGCGCTCTACGTGCTCGACTACGGCACCGGCTCCAACAACGCGGGCCTGTTCCGGGTCGAGTACATCGCCGGGGCCAACCGCAACCCGGTCGCGGTCGCCTCGGCGAACAAGACCTCCGGCCCGGCGCCGCTGGCCGTCACCTTCTCCTCGGCGGGCAGCTCCGACCCCGAGGGCGGGGCGCTGAGCTACCTGTGGACCTTCGGCGACGGCACCACCTCGACGGCGGCCAACCCGACCAAGACCTACAGCACCAACGGGACGTACACCCCGACGCTGAAGGTCACCGACCCGGGCGGCCTGTCCGGCACGGCGAGCCTGGTCATCACGGTCGGCAACACCGCGCCCACGGTCAACCTCCAGCTTCCCGGCGACGGGCAGCTGTTCAACTTCGGTGACACCATCCCGTTCCAGGTCAGCGTCACCGACCCGGAGGACGGCACGGTCAACTGCACCAAGGTGACCGTGACCTACTCGCTCGGCCACGACAGCCACGCGCACCAGATCACCTCGAAGACCGGCTGCACCGGCTCGATCACCGTCCCGGTGGACGGCGAGCACGACGCGGCCGCGAACATCTTCGGCGTCTTCGACGCCAGCTACACCGACAACGGCGGGCTGACCTCGCGCACCGTGCGCACCCTGCAGCCCAAGCACCGGCAGGGTGAGCACTTCAGCTCGCAGTCGGGCGTCCAGCTGGCCGACCACGCGGCGGCCGAGGGCGGCCGTACCGCCGGGTTCATCGAGAACGGCGACTGGATCGCGTACACGCCGTACAACCTGTCCAACGCCACCTCGATCACCGTCCGGGCCGCCTCGGCGGGCGCGGGCGGCATCATCGAGGTCCGCACCGGCTCGGCCACCGGCACCCTGCTGGGCACGGTGACCGTCCCGGTCACGGGCAGCTGGGAGACGTTCACCAACGTCACAGCGGGCCTGTCCGGCGCCCCGTCCGGCCCGACCACGCTGTACCTGGTGTTCAAGGGCGGCGCGGGCAACCTGTTCGACGTCGACGCGTTCACCTTCGCCACCGGCGGGGCCACCCCGGTGACGACCTGGAAGGCCCGGGTGAACAGCAAGTACGTCACCGCGGGCAGCACCGCGCTGATCGCCAGCGCGACCACCGTGGCGCTGGCTCAGCAGTACGACCTGGTCAACCTCGGCGGCGGCAACATCGCGCTGCGCGCCAAGGTCAACGGGCTGTACGTCTGCGCCGAGAACAGCGGCGCGGCCGCGCTGATCGCCAACCGCACCGCCGTCGGCCCCTGGGAGACGTTCGCGCTGATCACCAACAGCGACGGCAGCGTCAGCCTGAAGGCGCAGGCCAACGGGCAGTACGTCACCGCCGAGAACAACGGCAACGAGCCGCTGATCGCCAACCGGGCGGCCATCGGGGCGTGGGAGAAGTTCGACCTGGTCACCTCGTGA
- a CDS encoding ThuA domain-containing protein yields MKRRILSLLTGVALVAGLAAAAPATTAQAAPLTKVLVFSKTAGFRHSSIPNGIAAIQALGSANGFSVTATEDATQFNATNLAQYQAVVWLSTTGDVLDATQQTAFQNYIAAGGGYVGVHAAADTEYDWPWYGGLVGAWFSSHPATQQATIAVEDRSNSSTSHLPSTWTRTDEWYNYRTNPRANAKVLASLVESSYSGGTMGDHPITWCQNYGGGRSWYTGLGHTEETYADPLFRTMLLGGIQIAAGSKPADCRPETGYTALFDGTQNSFNQWQMAGPGGFTLADGTLTSFGGMGLLWYPVRTFSDYSLKLDWMMPGDDNGGVFIGFPDPQGDPWNPVNLGHEIQIDATDADVTRTTGSVYSLKAPDTTARAAALNPPGQWNTYEIGLHGQRVEIWLNGVKINDYTSTRNIATGYIGVQNDGAGADINYRNIRIKAGSTPQPTDLAQGRPTATSSVESGNVLVGANAVDGNSATRWGSLYADPQWISVDLGASYALNRVRLNWETAYGKAYQIQTSPDNATWTTVYSTTTSDGGVDDVTLTGTGRYVRVYGTQRATQWGYSLFDLNVYGTPATGPQLLSLNRPVAVSSVEPGSAHNGANAVDGSATTRWGSAYADPQWISVDLGASKSVQRVKLTWEAAYAKAYQIQTSPDNATWTTVYSTTTSDGGVDDVTLTGTGRYVRVYGTQRALTQYGYSLWELEVYGS; encoded by the coding sequence AGAGGCGAATCCTTTCCCTGCTCACCGGCGTCGCGCTGGTGGCGGGCCTGGCCGCGGCGGCTCCGGCCACCACGGCGCAGGCCGCGCCGCTGACGAAGGTGCTGGTGTTCTCGAAGACCGCCGGTTTCCGGCACTCGTCCATCCCCAACGGCATCGCCGCCATCCAGGCGCTGGGCTCGGCCAACGGCTTCTCGGTCACCGCGACCGAGGACGCGACCCAGTTCAACGCGACCAACCTGGCCCAGTACCAGGCGGTGGTGTGGCTGTCGACGACCGGCGACGTGCTGGACGCCACGCAGCAGACCGCGTTCCAGAACTACATCGCGGCCGGCGGCGGCTACGTCGGCGTGCACGCCGCCGCCGACACCGAGTACGACTGGCCCTGGTACGGCGGCCTGGTCGGTGCCTGGTTCTCGTCGCACCCGGCGACCCAGCAGGCCACGATCGCGGTCGAGGACCGGTCGAACAGCTCGACCTCGCACCTGCCGAGCACCTGGACCCGCACCGACGAGTGGTACAACTACCGCACCAACCCGCGCGCCAACGCGAAGGTGCTGGCCAGCCTGGTCGAGTCGTCGTACTCCGGCGGCACCATGGGCGACCACCCGATCACCTGGTGCCAGAACTACGGCGGCGGCCGCTCCTGGTACACCGGCCTCGGTCACACCGAGGAGACCTACGCCGACCCGCTGTTCCGGACCATGCTGCTGGGCGGCATCCAGATCGCGGCCGGGTCCAAGCCCGCCGACTGCCGCCCGGAGACGGGCTACACGGCGCTGTTCGACGGCACCCAGAACAGCTTCAACCAGTGGCAGATGGCCGGTCCGGGCGGGTTCACCCTGGCCGACGGCACGCTGACCTCGTTCGGCGGCATGGGCCTGCTGTGGTATCCGGTCCGCACGTTCAGCGACTACTCGCTGAAGCTCGACTGGATGATGCCGGGCGACGACAACGGCGGCGTCTTCATCGGCTTCCCCGATCCGCAGGGCGACCCGTGGAACCCGGTCAACCTCGGCCACGAGATCCAGATCGACGCGACCGACGCCGACGTCACCCGCACCACGGGCAGCGTGTACAGCCTCAAGGCGCCGGACACCACGGCCCGCGCGGCCGCGCTGAACCCGCCGGGGCAGTGGAACACGTACGAGATCGGCCTGCACGGCCAGCGGGTGGAGATCTGGCTCAACGGCGTGAAGATCAACGACTACACCAGCACCCGCAACATCGCGACCGGCTACATCGGCGTACAGAACGACGGCGCCGGCGCCGACATCAACTACCGCAACATCCGGATCAAGGCCGGCAGCACGCCGCAGCCCACCGACCTGGCCCAGGGGCGGCCGACCGCCACCTCCAGTGTGGAGAGCGGCAACGTGCTGGTCGGCGCGAACGCGGTCGACGGCAACTCCGCCACCCGCTGGGGCAGCCTGTACGCCGACCCGCAGTGGATCTCCGTCGACCTCGGCGCGAGCTACGCGCTCAACCGGGTGCGGCTGAACTGGGAGACCGCCTACGGCAAGGCGTACCAGATCCAGACCTCGCCCGACAACGCCACCTGGACCACGGTCTACAGCACCACGACCTCCGACGGCGGCGTGGACGACGTCACCCTCACCGGCACCGGCCGCTACGTGCGTGTCTACGGCACCCAGCGCGCCACCCAGTGGGGCTACTCCCTGTTCGACCTCAACGTCTACGGCACCCCGGCCACCGGCCCGCAGCTGCTCTCGCTCAACCGGCCCGTCGCGGTCTCCAGCGTGGAACCCGGCAGCGCCCACAACGGCGCGAACGCCGTCGACGGGAGCGCCACCACCCGCTGGGGCAGCGCCTACGCCGACCCGCAGTGGATCTCGGTCGATCTGGGCGCGAGCAAGAGCGTCCAGCGGGTGAAGCTCACCTGGGAGGCGGCGTACGCCAAGGCGTACCAGATCCAGACCTCGCCCGACAACGCCACCTGGACCACGGTCTACAGCACCACGACCTCCGACGGCGGCGTGGACGACGTCACCCTCACCGGCACCGGCCGCTACGTGCGCGTCTACGGCACCCAGCGCGCCCTCACCCAGTACGGCTACTCCCTCTGGGAGCTAGAGGTCTACGGCAGCTAG